A genomic region of Methanosarcina thermophila TM-1 contains the following coding sequences:
- a CDS encoding heavy metal translocating P-type ATPase — protein sequence MNKSHISGRDAPGNSYESHGESENKPSWNKPAGNTIHQGHSEDQTMRTEEKSLDHGQHEKMGHGSPEQHEEMKQAEMKHGQHGEMEHKGHEPHVEMEHEGHEPYAEMKHEGTDHEGHGAAGGKGHGNHHAHMLEDFRKRFIVSLVLTFPVLLLSPTIQDFFNFELRVPGSDYLSFLFSSVVYFYGGYPFLRGIKEELSEKSPGMMTLIAIAISVAYFYSSAVVFGLHGEVFFWELVTLIDVMLLGHWLEMRSVMGASRALEELVRIMPSVAHLKKNGDFVDVEVDKLKIGDEVLIKPGEKVPVDGIVVEGTSSVNESMLTGESKPVTKSPGGEVIGGSINGEAAFVVRVEKTGKDTYLSQVIELVRTAQESKSKTQDLANRAALYLTIIALTVGTLTFILWILFGQQLVFALERSVTVMVITCPHALGLAIPLVVAVSTSLAAKSGLLIRDRQAFEKARNLQAIIFDKTGTLTEGRFGVTDVVSLSGEENRTGEDNDRILSLAASLEASSEHPIATGILESAREKGLKIQPVEEFSAIPGKGIQGMVEGKKFFVVSPGYLEEKGITLKNEKIEEIKAQGKTVVFLLEGDKVLGAVALADIIRKESREAISRLKGMGIRCIMLTGDNRYVAAWVARELELDDYFAEVLPHEKAEKVKEVQAQYITGMVGDGVNDAPALAQADVGIAIGAGTDVAIETADIVLVKNDPRDVVYIIGLSRKTYSKMYQNLLWATGYNVFAIPLAAGILYGYGILLSPAVGAVLMSLSTIIVAINARTLRMG from the coding sequence ATGAATAAAAGTCATATCTCGGGAAGAGATGCGCCAGGGAATTCCTATGAATCTCATGGAGAAAGTGAGAATAAACCTTCTTGGAATAAACCTGCGGGAAATACGATACATCAGGGACATTCTGAGGATCAAACAATGCGTACCGAAGAGAAATCGTTGGATCACGGACAACATGAAAAAATGGGACATGGAAGCCCTGAGCAGCACGAAGAGATGAAGCAGGCAGAGATGAAACACGGACAACATGGTGAGATGGAACACAAAGGTCACGAGCCACATGTGGAAATGGAGCACGAAGGTCACGAACCATATGCAGAAATGAAACATGAAGGTACGGACCATGAGGGTCACGGAGCTGCCGGCGGGAAAGGACACGGAAACCATCATGCCCATATGCTTGAAGATTTCAGAAAGAGATTTATTGTTTCCTTAGTGTTGACTTTCCCGGTTTTGCTGCTTTCACCTACGATCCAGGATTTTTTCAACTTTGAGCTTCGCGTGCCGGGTTCGGATTATCTCTCCTTCTTATTTTCCTCAGTCGTTTATTTTTATGGCGGGTACCCATTTCTCAGGGGGATAAAAGAGGAGCTTTCCGAAAAGTCGCCCGGAATGATGACCCTAATAGCCATTGCAATCAGTGTGGCTTATTTTTACAGCTCTGCCGTAGTTTTTGGACTGCATGGCGAGGTCTTTTTCTGGGAGCTTGTGACCCTTATCGATGTAATGCTGCTCGGGCACTGGCTTGAGATGCGTTCTGTAATGGGAGCCTCAAGAGCCCTTGAAGAGCTTGTAAGGATCATGCCTTCAGTCGCCCACCTGAAAAAAAATGGAGACTTTGTCGATGTGGAGGTTGACAAGCTAAAAATCGGAGATGAAGTTCTGATCAAGCCCGGAGAAAAGGTGCCTGTGGATGGGATAGTTGTTGAGGGGACAAGCAGCGTTAACGAGTCCATGCTTACCGGGGAGTCGAAACCTGTCACAAAAAGCCCTGGAGGCGAAGTTATTGGCGGCTCGATTAATGGGGAGGCAGCTTTTGTTGTCAGAGTAGAAAAGACCGGCAAGGATACTTATCTCAGCCAGGTTATTGAGCTTGTCAGGACTGCCCAGGAAAGCAAGTCAAAAACTCAGGATCTGGCAAACCGAGCTGCCCTTTATCTCACAATAATAGCCCTGACTGTAGGAACTCTCACCTTTATTCTCTGGATTCTTTTCGGTCAACAGCTTGTCTTTGCGCTTGAAAGGTCAGTGACTGTAATGGTTATTACCTGCCCGCACGCCCTGGGGCTTGCAATCCCTCTCGTAGTTGCAGTTTCAACATCCCTTGCCGCAAAATCCGGTCTTCTTATTCGGGACAGGCAGGCATTTGAAAAAGCACGCAATCTTCAAGCTATCATTTTTGACAAAACCGGTACACTAACCGAAGGACGGTTTGGGGTTACAGACGTAGTTTCTCTTTCAGGCGAAGAGAACAGAACTGGAGAGGATAATGACAGAATTTTAAGCCTCGCTGCTTCTCTGGAAGCCAGTTCGGAACATCCTATTGCAACAGGCATTCTGGAAAGTGCACGGGAAAAAGGGCTGAAAATCCAGCCTGTTGAAGAATTCAGTGCGATTCCAGGAAAAGGGATACAGGGTATGGTTGAAGGAAAAAAGTTCTTTGTTGTGAGTCCTGGCTATCTTGAGGAAAAAGGGATTACCCTCAAGAACGAGAAGATTGAGGAAATCAAAGCGCAGGGAAAGACTGTCGTGTTCTTGCTTGAGGGAGATAAGGTACTTGGAGCTGTTGCACTTGCCGATATTATCAGGAAAGAATCGAGGGAGGCTATCTCGAGGCTTAAAGGTATGGGAATCAGATGCATCATGCTTACAGGGGACAACCGTTATGTGGCAGCCTGGGTAGCCCGGGAGCTTGAGCTTGATGATTATTTTGCAGAAGTCCTTCCTCATGAGAAAGCCGAAAAGGTTAAAGAAGTCCAGGCTCAGTACATCACAGGCATGGTCGGAGACGGGGTTAACGATGCGCCTGCTTTGGCTCAGGCGGATGTCGGAATAGCCATTGGAGCCGGTACGGACGTTGCAATCGAAACTGCTGATATAGTTCTGGTAAAAAATGACCCAAGAGATGTAGTTTATATTATCGGGCTTTCAAGGAAAACTTACTCCAAGATGTATCAAAACCTCCTCTGGGCAACAGGATATAACGTTTTTGCAATTCCTCTTGCAGCAGGGATACTCTATGGATATGGAATCTTACTGAGCCCTGCCGTGGGTGCAGTTCTAATGAGCCTGAGTACTATAATAGTAGCAATAAACGCGAGAACTTTAAGGATGGGGTGA